The window tccagatgatgttggggtagcctcttgcactgaggttacctctccaggggagggaattacagtcattaggaaaaggcaggtgttagtaatgggagatttgatcattagaaacatagatagctgggtttgtgatgaccgggagaaccgtatagtgacttgcctgcctggtgcgaaggttgcggatctctcgaggcatctagatagacttatgtgttgtgctggggaggagccggtggtcgtggtacatgtaggtaccaatgacatagggaagggtaggagagacgtcctggaggccaaatttaggctgctaggaaagagactgaaatccaggacctctatggtggcattctcagaaatgctgcTTGTTCCATGctcagggccaggtaggcaggcagagctgcagggtctcaatgcgtggatgagatgatggtgtagagagcaggggtttagatttattaggaaccggttaggttcgctccctctggggcacctggcattggccactgtcggtagacaggatactgggctggatggacctttggtctgactcagtatggccattcttatgacttcaatctcttacctagcagcctaaatttggccttcaggacctctctcctatccttccctatgtcattggtacctacatgtaccatgaccgccggctcctccccagcactacacataagtctatctagatgtctcgagaatGAAATGTTATGTCTGAACATTTAAATTCACTGCTGCAGTGGTTCTCCAGCtgtggtccagataatacttgcTGGTGATCCATTTGTATGGTTTTACTCAATATTTCATTGCTTTTGTGGTTTTGATGTGGGTGTTGTTTGTCTTTATCAACCTTAActgttttgaattattttttttacatttgaaaaatcaggaaaaaaatataaaaccgGAGACATAAAGAGTACATAGTGACTAGTTGTAAAGCATCCCCTTCCCCAAGTCTCACCCAAATACCCTCACCATTCCTGCTGCAAGTCCAGCTCTGACAACCCATGTGTGGTTTGTGAGATTTGTTCTTTCAACTGGCAAACCATCTGTGATTTGCCAGCCAGGGCTGCTGTCAGAGGAGCACAGGAGGTGGAAGCCATGTTCCTCAGAGCTACTCAGGAGCAACCTTCCCCTCCATGCCACCTGTGATATTTGGAGGGTACTGGTTTTTGCACATCCCTCAGCTGTCCATCTCTGATGGCAGAGTTCTTTGTGGCCTTTATCTTCACTGCAAGAGTTAGCTAGACTTAGTATACTCAAGTTACTGCACTTGAGCTAGCCTAGCTCTAGTGAGAGCAACCACACTTCAAAACAACACTGGAGTAACACAGAATGATTTGAGTAGCAGAGTGATTGGATTAGATGCTGCTGAGAGGTAACACTGGATCATTAGCTGCAGCTTCAGCGGCATGCACACACAGGCACAAGGTAGCTAACCTGAGTTTAATCTACACTTAACTACAGCTAGAGATTCTTGTTTGTGGACAAGAGTCTAGTTGGAGTAATACgcaaattattatttaaactAACTGTGCTGTGAAGACACATCCTGAGAACTGCACATCTTTGACTGACAAGCAGCCCAGCTACGTTCTTTGGAACAGTACGTAGATGGCTCCAAATGATTTTATATATCAGTTTTCATTGACTGCTACTCCTTCTACTCATCATTAATTAGCTGATTACTTGTAAGCATCCTACACAGAGCAAAAGTataaaaaaaatggtaaaaatgaCTGATTctacatagactcatagatttttaaggctcgaagggaccattatgatcatctagtctgacctcctgcacatcgcggGCCATAGAACCACACCCACCccttcctgtaatagacccagaacctctggctgagttactgaaatcctcaaatcttgatttgaagacttcagacCAGCAAGTGACTCCAAGCTGCAGATTCTAAGATTCTAAGTGACAATTTTCAACTCAAATGTTTTAGGAGAAAATGTGTTTATTCTCCATCTCAAATTGTTTAACTTGCAGATTACCTGTGAATGTTCCAGGAATGCTACAAGACTAAGTACATTAAAGCTAACCATAGCTGCTTTGCAAATCCTGTTTCTTGATCTttagattgaaaaaaaaagtctttttttgtCCTAGGACTTGTGATTTAGAAAAATCTGCTGATGAAAAACCCTCAGATATTATAcgcaacaaaagaaaaaagttaattgAAATTCTTCAAAAAGACCTAGAACTCATCTTGGATGAATTACTCTCCCAATCCATTGTCACAGAGGAGGAATACAATACCTTGGACAAAACAGAAGAGGATCCCAAGAAGAAGACAAGAAAATTGTTGATTCTGATACAGAAAAAGGGGGAATCAGTCTGCCAGCAATTTCTGGGATGTTTAGAAATTGTATTTCCAGGTATAGATCAGGATTTATATTTAAGTTCTGGTgagttgtattttatttttcataaggGAAGAATATGATAGCCATAAAATTGAGTATGTCCACATTTCCAGTTAGAGATCTATATTAAGAAATATATATTGTAATGTAAATGTCTATACAGCAAAGGAACAATGTTAAGTCCTGATTACACTCTGTCCGTTGTTTTCAACCCAGCTCACAAGCAGACCGACTAGTCAACCCACACAGTGAGGAACCATACACTAACCCCCTGTAGTATATAGATATGAATTGCGCATGGAATAAACCATTTTAGAAGATGGATCCAGATTCAGTAAATATctatagtgtagacaggcccaaAGATAATGTATTCGATATACAACAACATTATCTTCTGATGGAGAATTAATTGAGAAGACCATCATAATCTCTGTCATTCAGTCAGTCTTAACTCAATCCTAGATACACAGCTCAGACCTTGTTAAAAGTTTTATGAGAGCTTCTGAGTGTATAGATCTCATACCTCTCGCTGCCTTCATCCCCTGTATTTCAGTATTTTGCACCTTGCAGAGAAAGGTGCTATCTTCCCACTTCACTGTCGGATTATTTATGCATCATGACTCTGTTAATAGGACTTATACCAAATCCTGTGCATCAGTGGCAGAAGGCACTCTGATGTCGACACCAAAATAACCCAACACCAGCAGTCCCTCCTATCAATTTGTCTCTGAATATTTCTGTTCTTAGTAGAACAGGGAGATCCCTGGAGCGTCTGCCCTTAGGACAATCTcagtgtttttttaaagggaatttaGCCAAATTGCAGACCCTTATGTCCATCTCACATTACACACTTTTTCTAGGTTATCCTCAGAGTAAAAGAACTCCCCATCTCATTTCTTTGACAATGGAAGCAGAGAATGACCTTATTTTTCTATTCAATGACAGAGGTAATTAAACTGGAACAGAGCTTTTTTAGGGACTCACCTAAGACTGTGGAAttaactcccccaggaactaaggaccatcacaaacctcaccagctTCTGGCCAAAGTACAAGGCACTTTCATTGGCCTTGCTCTCtctaacatatttatttttaaaaatccaaaacaaaacacgcCCCTGCTTCTGGGGATAGGCTGAGAGAACAAACAATTGACAGATGTGCATCATGCTGCTTAATGCattgctggaaggtgctcagatacttctGTGAGGAGTGTGGTCTAAGAACTTGtagaaatttcagaatttcactTAATGCATTTTTCCTCTTGGCTCCCTTGCCAAACTGTTTTATTCCAGAGGAGAAAGCGGACATCCTGCAAGCACGAGATGCTAATAGAGACAACGCCACAACTTCCTAAAGGTATTGCCTCTTACAACCCTTCCTGCTGGCTACTGTGTCACATTACCGTAAATGTGAATGGCAACTAGCTTCGGAACTAGTTTTGACAATTTTACTAGATATTACTGTTTATTGATATAATTCTCTGAATGTTATAACACAGGAGGACAAATATAATCCAGCCACTGCTTCATTAAGGGCCTTCTCCATATCCCACTGAAATCTATAgaagcctttccactgacttcagcaggagctggaTCCATCACTGTGCTAATAGACAGGGGCCCCAATTATCCttttctaggtgctactgcaatacgaATCATAAATATAATAATTGAGAAAATATATTTAGCCAATTGCTGAGTGGAGAGCTGTCTATCAGCCACAGCAGCAATGGAACAGGTTTTAGAGGCAGAGATGGGTTTACAAATTGACTTTTGTGCCCTGTGAGGGCACATTAAATTTGGGGGAAAGGAGGGTCATAGGTGCCACTCAAAAAGTGCTAAATAAAGGAAACACTTGAGAATTTGAAAGCGAGGGCAGTATTTCCCTCACAGCTACAGTCATTCTCTAGTTATTTTCACTGAGAGAGAGTAGTGACTCAAAGCAAAATGATTAGCAATATGGTAATACTATGATTGTCACTTCAGGACCATACTTTGTAGGGAATCTGAGTTCATTATGCTTTGTATCGTGGACTGCAGCTTTTCCAcaaattttgctttatttgtGCTGCTATCTTTCATCAGCATATGTGAATTTTTTAGTTTCAGCTATTATTCTAACAATACCAACTAATTGCTGCATGTTTAATTTGAGCATTGaatctgtgaaatgttttggttaaGATCATATTTTTTTCTCGTAGTAGCACAAGAAGTTTTAGAAGAAATTACTAGATTTCCATCTTTCTTCCCAGCATGCTTTCTGACTGTATGTTCAGATTTTCAGTCAACTCCTCTTTGAAAGTTCTACAAGACTATTTCCTAAAGTTCAGTTTCTGTACAATTGAGTATAACAGTATTAGGTCAGTGTTAGAAGAGGCAAGCTAGTTGAACTACAATTGAATATAGATCCAATATCCATGGACCTTTTCAGTCCAAATTTTGGACTAATGTTCTCAGAGTCCAATCAAAGCAAAAACTCAAAGTTAGATTAAAATTAAGAGTTTAGAAATGAGTCTGAAAGAAGCCTTTCAAATTACtgtaagcaaaacaaaacaaaaaaacctgaaggATTTATGCAGCCAAATTTAAGTCTGACAAAAGAGGGAATTCCCAAATAGCCTTTCCCCTAAGGAAGGTCTGATAAGTACAAGTCCTCAGATCACTTCCTTCTACTAAAGTGCAGATGAAATTGTTTTTTTCATGCCTGATGGTCCTTGATACACTGACAACTTCTGCACCTAGGGAATTCAGCGGTGTTTTTTCTACTACTTAGTAAATATAGAGACTTAGTAATTAATGGTGATAATATATTTTCCTTTGGATTTCTTCCTAGATTCTTTAATTCAGGAACAAGAAGTTGCTATTCAGCAAGACCCAGAACAGAAGCAAAAAGACCTCCCCAAAGGTAGTCCTCATAATTTTCCCACGTCCATGTGTCATTAGTATTGCATCTCATTAGTTAAAAATACTATTAGATTTATGATGGCTTTGGATACTTTCGCTAATATAATCCACACGAAAACACTAAGCATCAATCCTTAGTAGTTTAGAACATCTCAATTTAAAACCCCAGGATTAATGATGTAGCAGATCCAGGAATCctcagataccactgtgatggGTACTGTATAAATCTCAAGAAAGGATAAATATGTTAGTAACCCACTGTACATACTATCAGACTAGAAGGCACGAAGGCTGCTGCATAGAGCAGTGAGCTGTGAGAAGGCCTGGTTTGTGAGTGGTATTATGACCCCTGACTCTCCAAAGAATAGAGCACATTGTATCATGGAAGACATGGATTTGTCCTCGGGTGAGGCTGCAGTTGTCTGTATGTCCCTATAAGTCATGTTTATGGGAGAGGAACGAAAAAAGGTTGGGAACATGGGCAAGATTACAAAAATCCTACACTAGTGTCCATCATTGACTGAAAACAGCAACATATTCACGGAGGGAAAACTAAGAATACAGAGCAATCTAATTATTGAAGTGCACGAGAAGTGTAGCTCCTTGATGTATCTGTCACTTGTATGTATTGCCATACTCTAATTGCAGCTTGACATCACTATCCTAGTGTCACAATCAACAATTGCCAAACAATATCACAGAAATCACAACgaccctgattctccactgcatcCCACTGCAACTCAGAGGTAGTGAGAAGtggccagtgcagggagcaggtTACATCTCCCTGATCCTCAGCATCCCAGAACCTGtggaagttagagcagcctggggccTACACTAGTTTATGCCACTGATGCAAGGTCTGTAACAATCATGCTTGGGGGGAATCAGATATAGTACCGCtccactcatagaatcatagaatatcagggatggaagggaccccagaaggtcatctagtccaccacTTATGTCTCCCTGTGCTAGGGatctgggtggggcaggggggagagccACTTCTGCCAACTTTCCACAAGTTGAAAGTTCTCCTACTCAGGAGGAATTCCACACAGGTTCTCTCGGGCCATTTTCCACCTAGGTAGCACAAGTGGCCTTTGCAAATAAGATAGTTCAGCCCTATATTTTTGGATATGAAAATTTATGTTCATATTTTAACGCTTTTCTCCAGAGAGAAGAAAAGCATTCAGAGAAGTTCTCTCCAAGTTAAAATTACAGAAGTATGAAAGCAGAAAGCTCAGGATGAATGATATCCTGGAAATCAGCTCAGGAAGTTTAAAGGACTGGATTCCTCAGAAATTAAGAGATTTACCATGGCATTTCCTGAGAAAGGTCATGGCTTTGAATAGGACAGCCAGAAGCACAAGCCTTAGGTGTGGGGCACTTCATGATCAAGGAACCAGGGTGGATGAGGAGGAACAAGGTATCAATGAACAAATTTTCTTTGTTAGTGACACTGACACTAAAGTCTCTTTGAATCCACTTGATGTTCTGTGTGCTGTTCTGCTTTGCTCAGACAGTTTCTTACAGCAGGAGATCCTGTCCAAACTGTCCATGTGCCAGTTTGccctccctctgctgctaccTGCCCTCAACACATCCAAGTGCACCCTAATGCTGTGGGCCATGAGGGACATTGTGAGGAAGTGGAGGCCGCACTCCCTGGCAGAGAGCTGAGGGTGCAAAGAGGAGAGCCTGGTGTTCACGTCAATGCCAACCATTTCCTTTGTACggatggggagctgcagcttctccaagtCCAAACTCCTCAGTGAGGTTCTCAGCCCCTCACAGCAGTATCACGATTTCTTTATCCATCGGGACATGGAGTCTGGGAACATCCCTCAGGAAATCACAGATGGGCTGGTAGAAATTTCCTGGTTTTTCCCTGGTGGGAGGAAGAATTTGGATCTTTTCCCAGAACCTGTGGCAATTACAAATCTACATGGAGACATTGAAtctcactggctgcagttcagctTTTTAACAGAGGTCTCCTCAGCTGTGTTCATATTTGCTGAAAACATCACTGAAAGAGAGTACACTCTGTTATCATCTTTGAAAGAATCCACAACTAAATATTACTTCATTCTCAACCACCAGACTGGGAAATCCAGTGAAACTCTGGCAATCCTTAACAAATTAGCCCCTGTGCTGAAACTGAAAAATTCACATATGCTGATGAAAGACAGCAACacaaataaagcaaaatttgTGGAAAAGCTGCAGTCCACCATACAAAGCATAATGAACTCTTCTCCCAAGAGGATAGGTATAGAAGACATGGCTGGGACAGCGCGTGAACTAGGAATCCAAATAGATGAAGACCATGTGGAATGTCAGACTGCGAGTGACTGCGTTAAAGAAATCACCACAGAAATAAAGGATGTGGCATATTACAAACAAGAAATGTTGAGACTCCAAGGGGATTTATGGAAAAGCCTGGCTAAAGTGGAAAAAGAAATGTGCCGAATGAGAAGGCAGGGGGATATCCCTGCTGAGAAATATAAATCTCAGCTGAAAGAAAAGATGTTGGATTTGCGTAAACAACAGAATAAATGTGACCTTACTGATGGTTTGACTAAATTCATTGATGCAATACAACATCTACTTCCATTAGAAAAACATTATTTCCTGAAATGGCTGAAGTTTCAGCTGGATCACATTGCTAGGGGGAATCTTTCTAAACTACGGGCTGAATACAAAGAGAAATGCAAGTCTTTAGGTGATGACCCCAAACAGTTGgcagaactagataaattaatctCTTCCACTTCTTTAGGGGTTGAGCATTTCATGCGTGAGTTGGGGCAGTTTTATGAGGCTTAATGCTCCATGGTTAAAGAAGGCAAAATTCTAAAAAGTGGAAGGCAATTCACCCACCTCCCAGACATAGCAGCTGACCTGCTGCTGGAAGGGTTTCCTATTGAGCTGATCGATGGAGATGCCTCCAACATCCCACTGCAGTGGGTAACAGATGTTCTGACTCAGCTCCATGCCAAGCTGAGGGGAAGGTCCAAAATGCTGGTTCTAACAGTGCTGGGAGTGCAGAGCACTGGGAAATCCACCCTCCTCAACACCATGTTCGGCCTGCAGTTTGCAGTGAGCAGTGGCCGATGTACACGAGGAGCCTTCATGTTGCTCATTCAAGTTAAAGAGATCTTAAAAAAGGAACTGGGCTGTGATTTCATCCTGGTGATAGACACAGAAGGCTTGAAAGCCCCTGAATTGGCCAAGCTGGAGGACAGTTATCAACATGACAATGAGCTGGCCACACTGGTGATTGGGTTAAGTGACATAACCATTGTTAACATGGCCATGGAGAATGCCACTGAAATGAAAGATATTCTGCAAATTGTGGTCCGTGCCTTTCTCAGAATGGAAAAAATAGGGCATAAGCCAAGCTGCCAGTTTGTGCATCAGAACGTCAGTGATATGTCTGCATATGAACAAAACATGAGGGACAGGAAACACCTCCTGGAGCAGCTGAATGAAATGATCAAAGCTGCAGCAAAGATGGAAAAACTAAACATGGAAATAAAATTTTCTGATATCATGGAgtatgatctggaaaaaaacaatTGGTACATCCCTGGGCTTTGGCATGGAGTCCCTCCCATGGCTCCGGTAAATATGGGATACAGTGAAAAAGTGTATGAGTTAAAGAGGTATCTGTTTGAATTCATAAGGAACTGTTCACTTAAAAGAACCCCCAAGGACATTCCACAGTTTACTGAATGGGTGAAGAGTCTGTGGAATGCTGTCAAACATGAGAACTTCATCTTCAGCTTTTGTTTACCCTACCCCCAACTTCACAAGTACAGAAGGCACTCAGAGACCACAGACAAGAACAGGCTATAAATGAGGAGATTCCAAGAGGCAGGGGAACTGGTGTACATGCACTATGCAGTGTGAGGCTGATAAGCCAGTCTGTTTCCCACCAGAAGGCCAAAAGTATTTCTGATTCTTATAAACTGTAACTATTAACCTGATTTTCCAACTGACCCTCCAGTTTAGCAGGTGCAAATTTGCTTCCTCAGTTAATTGTACCGAcaattttgtggggaaaaattgtGGGCCACAATTTATTGTGGATCCAAAATTTCAGCTGTGGAACTGGAGGCTCAGTTTGAAAATCAAACCCATATGACtacaaaagaatatttaaaaaaaaacatgcaaatTCATTAATAATTGTCAAACTCCATATAACACCCTATATTAAATCAGCCTTATCACTGCAAAATGCCATACAAGATTCACCATGTGCCAGTCTTTCCTAAACTTCTGAAAACTGAGCCCCCCCCCTTCAGTAAAATGAAGTCAAGcactacctccccccccccactaatACTGCCATCTAGTGTTAAAGGCCTAGCCATATTTTAGATCTTCATAATATATTTCCTCTTCTTTCTTACATGCTTTGAGCAGCAAAATAGTTCCCAGTGCTGACTTTTAAAACAGCATCACTGGCATTTGAGTCAGTCCCCACTGAAAGGAAAGGGGCACGTCACACCTCTCCAGCCTCTTATTTCAGGgtctctgcagactcagacagacagacaacacTGAGTCATCAATTACCTTCAAGTCACATTTTGATGAGTTTCTCTGCAACTGTAACAGCTagacttacttttttaaaaaatgaaagctaacGCTAGGGAACAGTTGAGATGTGTGTATGTGCCCCCAGGACTCATCCTTTACCCCCGTGCCCTCATCGGGGAGTTGTGCCATACACTTTGGGAAACACAGCCATAGTCACACGCTCCATTTAATGGCATGCCATAATAAACCACCCTCACAATTGCCAAACTCCATGTGACGCTAGTGACGAGGAAACCTCATACAATTCAAAGCGTGGACAATTTATCTGAACTATCCAGAGCTATGGGGTAACCCTCCAGGTCCATGCAGTTATCTGCCCTCACCCACTCCTTCAACCTTACCTTGTGGTGTCTTCCTGCAGCAAAGGACGATGGCTTGGTACCTGCTTCCTGGATCTGTGGTGGACGGAGCTGCTATCCCATGGGGGCATTTGGGAGGCTGCTCCCTTCAAaccctggcagctcagcagcagcagcatggagcaGAGGGCTGGGCTGAGGATGCTGCTCCCTCACTAATGAGTCAGACCCGACTCTGCGCCCCTGACCAGGCGGGGGCACTCAGCCTCGGGGCTAAGCAGCCCCTGTGCCATGTTTTCGCGATTTACATAGAGGCAGATCCACAAGGCATGTCCCTCCCCCGGGCTGCCCCGGCCCAACCTGCAGACCCCCCCAGCACCGGCTCCATGGCCCAGTGCAGCACAAACACAGCAACACATTGCAGACAGGgcccatgggggcgggggggtcacaaACTGATTCTTCACTGAccccctcccaaaatcctccccccaaattcccccttccctccctaactgaccccctccccaactcctccTGCCcagctgtcccccttcccctccccaattgACCCACGCTCTCCTGACTGGCCCCTCTCTTTCCAACTGTTCCCCCTTTCAAATTAACCCCTCCAATAACTGaatctcctcccctctcctgacTGACCCCCCCCAAATTCCCCTACCCTCACCCAAATGACCCCCAAAACACCCTCTTCCCAATTGACACCCCTCCCAAGCTCCCCTCAGCCAGTTGACCCCCCAAAATTCTCCCCTCTCCAATCGACCCCTCCTCCCaagcttctccctcccctcaccctttgCTCCTGGCTCCACC of the Eretmochelys imbricata isolate rEreImb1 chromosome 6, rEreImb1.hap1, whole genome shotgun sequence genome contains:
- the LOC144266948 gene encoding LOW QUALITY PROTEIN: up-regulator of cell proliferation-like (The sequence of the model RefSeq protein was modified relative to this genomic sequence to represent the inferred CDS: substituted 2 bases at 2 genomic stop codons), yielding MLIETTPQLPKDSLIQEQEVAIQQDPEQKQKDLPKERRKAFREVLSKLKLQKYESRKLRMNDILEISSGSLKDWIPQKLRDLPWHFLRKVMALNRTARSTSLRCGALHDQGTRVDEEEQGINEQIFFVSDTDTKVSLNPLDVLCAVLLCSDSFLQQEILSKLSMCQFALPLLLPALNTSKCTLMLWAMRDIVRKWRPHSLAESXGCKEESLVFTSMPTISFVRMGSCSFSKSKLLSEVLSPSQQYHDFFIHRDMESGNIPQEITDGLVEISWFFPGGRKNLDLFPEPVAITNLHGDIESHWLQFSFLTEVSSAVFIFAENITEREYTLLSSLKESTTKYYFILNHQTGKSSETLAILNKLAPVLKLKNSHMLMKDSNTNKAKFVEKLQSTIQSIMNSSPKRIGIEDMAGTARELGIQIDEDHVECQTASDCVKEITTEIKDVAYYKQEMLRLQGDLWKSLAKVEKEMCRMRRQGDIPAEKYKSQLKEKMLDLRKQQNKCDLTDGLTKFIDAIQHLLPLEKHYFLKWLKFQLDHIARGNLSKLRAEYKEKCKSLGDDPKQLAELDKLISSTSLGVEHFMRELGQFYEAXCSMVKEGKILKSGRQFTHLPDIAADLLLEGFPIELIDGDASNIPLQWVTDVLTQLHAKLRGRSKMLVLTVLGVQSTGKSTLLNTMFGLQFAVSSGRCTRGAFMLLIQVKEILKKELGCDFILVIDTEGLKAPELAKLEDSYQHDNELATLVIGLSDITIVNMAMENATEMKDILQIVVRAFLRMEKIGHKPSCQFVHQNVSDMSAYEQNMRDRKHLLEQLNEMIKAAAKMEKLNMEIKFSDIMEYDLEKNNWYIPGLWHGVPPMAPVNMGYSEKVYELKRYLFEFIRNCSLKRTPKDIPQFTEWVKSLWNAVKHENFIFSFCLPYPQLHKYRRHSETTDKNRL